In Oryzias melastigma strain HK-1 unplaced genomic scaffold, ASM292280v2 sc01379, whole genome shotgun sequence, the genomic stretch CTGGGCTTGTGGAGCCCTCCTCCTCAAGCGCTTGTTTCAACCATCGctgcaatatttttaaaaaagaacattagcGCTAAATCAACCATGGAAACACaattcaaaagcattttttttcagagtgggtctttaagaaaaacCATCTTCTGTACCTTCTTGCAGGAGCCGGTGGCTGGCGGCGTTTCTGGCAGTTCCCGGGAACGCCGTCTCCCGCTGGGCACTCCGGGGGTGGCCGGGCTGCGGTTAGCGAGGAATGGGGAGGAAAAGCGGACGTAGTGTTTGGGCGTGCTGTAGACCTGCGGCGAGCAGGCCATGCCTGGTAAGGCATTGAGCTGCGTGGCAAGAACTTCCGGGTCACTGCTTATTCTCAGCGGCCTTTCCGGGACTGGTTCTGGCGTTCGTACGGCGCAGCGGTCCTGCTGTTTCTCTCCCACCCATTCGCTCA encodes the following:
- the LOC118598496 gene encoding inactive histone-lysine N-methyltransferase 2E-like; the protein is HFVSEWVGEKQQDRCAVRTPEPVPERPLRISSDPEVLATQLNALPGMACSPQVYSTPKHYVRFSSPFLANRSPATPGVPSGRRRSRELPETPPATGSCKKRWLKQALEEEGSTSPARRQSLLGDSPLSPSINGDSDSPLPYNGTCSLPGKLC